One window of the Candidatus Delongbacteria bacterium genome contains the following:
- a CDS encoding prepilin-type N-terminal cleavage/methylation domain-containing protein, whose protein sequence is MKKGLTLIEALVSSFILSIVIVGLMSIYGSSFKLKEDNEKFFLAENVVREWFEKIKIYTDRTDLITQIGSYVTKLNGTVVENEPMDLTSTGITNGTLEFEVNSISLSSTYLSHLATKPSLVEIKAIVKWGNKELEMVTYSSN, encoded by the coding sequence ATGAAAAAAGGATTGACATTGATAGAAGCTTTGGTGTCTTCCTTCATTCTATCAATCGTAATAGTTGGTTTAATGTCTATTTATGGAAGTAGCTTTAAACTGAAGGAAGATAATGAAAAGTTCTTTCTTGCAGAGAATGTGGTAAGAGAATGGTTTGAGAAGATCAAAATCTATACCGACAGGACAGATTTAATAACTCAAATTGGTTCCTATGTTACAAAATTAAATGGTACTGTAGTTGAAAATGAACCTATGGATTTGACTTCAACGGGAATTACAAACGGAACTTTGGAGTTTGAAGTAAATTCTATATCTCTGAGCTCAACTTATCTGTCTCATTTAGCAACAAAACCGTCTTTAGTTGAGATCAAGGCTATAGTTAAATGGGGCAATAAAGAGTTGGAGATGGTTACCTACTCATCAAATTAG
- a CDS encoding SagB/ThcOx family dehydrogenase, translated as MEEVIKRNREFMKSNFVSLSDITTDQKSGIPFPNIKKEIDSNEIIKLPEFSQEIISQINFLEIVKNRKSRREYNNHSMSLEELSFLLWSTQGVKEIVRGGIASFRTVPSGGARHPFETYLVVQNVDSLKQGLYRYLPFENSLLFIEQIENIKENLSDALKGQKWSEKSSVCFFWTCIPYRSEWRYSIASHKTMLLDAGHICQNLYLACESIGYGTCAIAAYDQIKSDKLLKVDGENEFTVYISPVGK; from the coding sequence ATGGAAGAGGTCATTAAAAGAAACAGAGAGTTTATGAAGTCAAATTTTGTTAGTTTGTCGGATATTACAACAGACCAAAAATCGGGTATTCCATTCCCTAATATTAAAAAGGAAATTGACAGTAATGAGATCATTAAACTTCCTGAATTTTCCCAAGAGATTATTTCACAAATTAACTTTTTAGAAATAGTTAAAAATAGAAAGAGCAGAAGAGAATACAATAATCACTCGATGAGTTTAGAGGAATTGAGCTTTCTTCTTTGGTCAACACAAGGAGTTAAAGAGATTGTTAGAGGAGGCATTGCATCATTTCGAACTGTGCCTTCAGGAGGAGCCAGACACCCTTTTGAGACCTATCTTGTTGTTCAAAATGTTGACTCTTTAAAACAAGGCTTATACAGGTATTTACCTTTTGAAAACAGTCTATTATTCATCGAGCAAATTGAGAATATTAAAGAAAATCTTTCAGACGCTCTCAAAGGTCAAAAATGGAGCGAAAAAAGTTCAGTCTGTTTTTTTTGGACATGTATTCCATACAGATCTGAGTGGAGATACAGCATAGCCTCCCATAAAACGATGCTTCTTGATGCAGGTCATATTTGTCAAAATCTTTATTTAGCTTGTGAATCAATTGGTTATGGAACATGTGCAATTGCTGCATATGATCAGATAAAATCAGACAAACTTCTAAAAGTGGATGGTGAAAACGAATTTACGGTTTATATATCGCCTGTAGGAAAATAA
- a CDS encoding NAD(P)H-hydrate dehydratase, protein MLRLFTAEEMRSIDEKAIEQGMKHADLMNNAADRVFEKVTELEPELKDKKILVVCGPGNNGGDAMLVAGKLDDAGYDVRMVVLSKKTLLKGEPKKISTKVSKSIKDNSFISEYSETIMHGVDIIIDGIFGTGFNSNPEGVFYDMIEAMNNSGKRIYSIDIPSGIHGSTGFMEDIAVIATTTISLQFPKLGLFINDGYVHSGEVINVDIGIPEGLDSEIEEKRYITDLSDLKGKLKKRDLMVDKKDFGKVFNFAGSLATPGAAILSSMAALRCGTGLLKLGVPMNISAAIASVNPEIMTVPLPYNQPGYTSMNAEKDILKAYSWCDAVLAGPGLSVSMETKKVTKRLISRNIDRPMVLDADALNVLSEGPDFIDRLGDQVVITPHNSEMARLAGTSKEFLLLDRINTCIQKAKDLDCYVVLKGTPTIVSSPKGEIFIHVNKNPGMAVGGSGDLLAGILVSFLGQKIAVPDAILLALYVHKIAGDLATEKYGENSVLPTDMLKEIPHAIKQIINL, encoded by the coding sequence ATGCTAAGATTATTTACAGCAGAAGAAATGAGGTCTATTGATGAAAAAGCAATAGAGCAAGGCATGAAGCATGCAGATTTAATGAATAATGCAGCGGATAGAGTTTTTGAAAAAGTTACCGAATTAGAACCTGAACTTAAGGATAAAAAAATTCTTGTTGTTTGTGGCCCAGGCAATAATGGTGGAGATGCCATGCTTGTTGCAGGAAAACTTGATGATGCAGGTTACGATGTAAGAATGGTTGTTTTGTCTAAAAAGACACTTCTAAAAGGTGAACCGAAAAAAATTTCAACAAAAGTATCAAAGTCGATTAAAGATAATTCTTTTATATCGGAATATAGTGAAACTATAATGCATGGTGTTGATATTATAATTGATGGTATTTTTGGCACAGGATTTAATAGCAACCCTGAAGGCGTTTTTTACGATATGATCGAAGCTATGAACAATTCTGGCAAGAGAATATATTCAATTGACATTCCATCTGGTATCCATGGTTCTACTGGATTTATGGAAGATATTGCTGTAATTGCAACAACTACGATATCTCTTCAATTTCCAAAACTTGGACTTTTTATAAATGATGGCTATGTTCATAGTGGTGAAGTGATCAATGTTGATATCGGAATTCCAGAAGGTCTTGATTCAGAAATTGAAGAGAAAAGATATATTACAGATCTATCAGATTTGAAGGGCAAATTGAAAAAAAGAGACTTGATGGTTGACAAAAAAGATTTTGGCAAAGTTTTCAATTTTGCAGGTTCTTTAGCTACTCCAGGAGCTGCGATTCTATCATCTATGGCTGCTCTTCGTTGTGGAACCGGACTATTAAAACTAGGTGTTCCAATGAATATTTCTGCTGCTATTGCCAGTGTAAATCCAGAAATTATGACTGTTCCACTGCCTTACAATCAACCAGGTTACACATCAATGAATGCTGAAAAAGATATTCTAAAAGCATATAGCTGGTGTGATGCTGTCCTTGCAGGTCCAGGTCTTTCCGTTTCCATGGAAACAAAAAAAGTAACAAAAAGGTTGATTTCTAGAAACATTGATAGACCAATGGTTCTTGATGCTGATGCTTTGAACGTTTTATCTGAAGGTCCTGATTTTATTGACAGACTTGGCGATCAAGTTGTTATCACTCCACATAATAGTGAAATGGCAAGATTAGCTGGAACTTCTAAAGAGTTCTTACTTCTTGATAGAATAAATACCTGTATTCAAAAAGCTAAAGATTTAGATTGTTATGTAGTGTTAAAAGGAACACCTACTATCGTTTCATCACCTAAAGGAGAAATTTTTATTCATGTAAATAAAAATCCTGGTATGGCTGTTGGTGGAAGTGGTGATCTTCTTGCAGGAATTTTAGTAAGTTTCTTAGGTCAAAAAATTGCCGTTCCTGATGCTATTCTTTTGGCTTTGTACGTTCATAAAATCGCAGGTGATTTGGCTACAGAAAAATATGGAGAAAACTCTGTCCTTCCTACAGATATGTTGAAGGAGATACCGCATGCTATCAAACAGATAATTAATCTATAG
- the elbB gene encoding isoprenoid biosynthesis glyoxalase ElbB: MKKIAVVLGGCGHLDGSEIQESVSTLLALSKFRAEVKCFAVDEVQKDNMNHLTRTGTDEKRNLLIEAARIARGNIAKLQELKAEDYDAVIFPGGFGIAKNYMNYAFVARDAIVRDDIKNVVLSFNKLEKYIGAICISPTMMALAFRNSGKKVKLTAGLADIPNQDLEYFGALSEKRKSDEICIDTINKLVSTPAYMNEASLIEVYTGIEKLVKHIVENC; encoded by the coding sequence ATGAAAAAAATTGCGGTAGTTTTGGGTGGTTGTGGTCATCTTGACGGCAGTGAAATTCAAGAATCTGTAAGCACTCTATTGGCTTTATCAAAATTTAGAGCAGAAGTAAAGTGTTTTGCTGTTGATGAAGTACAGAAAGACAATATGAATCATCTTACAAGAACAGGAACTGATGAAAAAAGAAACCTCTTAATTGAAGCGGCTAGAATTGCCAGAGGAAATATTGCAAAACTGCAAGAACTAAAAGCTGAAGATTATGATGCCGTCATTTTTCCTGGAGGCTTTGGAATAGCTAAAAATTATATGAATTATGCCTTTGTTGCCAGAGACGCTATTGTTCGTGATGACATTAAAAATGTAGTTTTAAGTTTCAATAAACTTGAAAAATATATAGGGGCTATTTGCATTTCACCGACTATGATGGCTCTTGCTTTTAGAAATTCAGGTAAAAAAGTAAAATTAACTGCTGGTCTGGCAGATATCCCAAACCAGGATCTTGAATATTTTGGAGCTTTATCGGAAAAGCGAAAATCCGATGAAATTTGTATTGATACTATCAATAAACTTGTTTCAACTCCAGCCTATATGAATGAAGCTTCTTTAATTGAAGTGTACACGGGAATTGAGAAACTTGTAAAACATATTGTTGAAAATTGCTAG